The nucleotide sequence CAGGTTCCTCCATAAGCTCTGAACTCCTACTTTGCCAAGTAAAGAGAACAGTCACTTTCTTTTGCCTACGTGGTTGGAAAAACAACAAAGCAATTTTATCTCAGTTAGGCATACTTGTGAGGGTTCTGGGAGTCAAATTCCAACTGTTTTTTGGCAATGGAAATAACTTCTGATGACCTAAAATGCCATGGACCCCCTTTTTCTCTGATAAAAGCACAAATACCATAGAACACTAACATATCTTTTAGAACCTGGTCATATTAaaagttcctttttttctccacCAGTCAGGTTGACCCAAAGCTGCTTTCCAGTATCTCATAGGTTCCTTAGGAGAGGATGGCTAATCGTGACACTTAACACccttatcttttctccatataTAGCACCCTTCCGCCGGCAGAATCCTAAAATAACAAGTAGTCCGGATTAGCATGGCTGTAAGGAGTAGGTGCTTAGCTGGAGAACATCTGAAATAATTAGGGGCCGGACCCCATACAGAGCCACCTGGTGGGCATGAACACCAACCAGGAATGGGGTTGTTTCCTTCAACCAAGTGCTAGCCCCCTGTTACCTCTGCTTCGGCTAGTCCCACATACTGCACCGCCCCCCTGGCCCGGCGGGCAGGAGTACGGCGCCCTCACCTTTCAGCAGGTCCGGGTGCACGTAGCCCAGCACGTCCGAGACCCCCAGCTCCTGGCGGGAACAGGTGCCTCCGTGGATGTGCAACCAGGCGGGCTCGGCGAGGGCAGTGCACAGCGCCGTGATAGACAGGGCGCCAGGCAGGGCCGAAGCCAGGCTACGCTCCGGCTGCTTGGGCAGAGCGCTGCCTCCCGGACTCCTCCGCCGGCGCCCGCCGGGCAGCCCTGCGCCTCCGGGGGCATACATGCCCGGGGCGGCCCACCGTCGCTCTGCGGTCGCTGCTGGTCGCCGCCGACCTCCGCGGGGCGCGCAGAGCCTGCCTGTCCCTGTCCCGGGGAGGAGAGCGATGCACTGGGTTGCCGGTGTGAGGCTCTAAGAGCCGACACCGGGGGATGGGGGGTGGGACCCAGGGCGGAGCGGAGGTTGGAGGACTGCGGGATTCGGGGGGCGGGGTCGGGAACTCTAGATTAGAGATGCGGGACCCAGACACAGAGAGGGTCGGGGACTAGGTGGGGTCTGGGTAGACCCGGACAGGGAGGGCGGAGGTCCCGGGAGTCCGCTACTGGGGGCCGGGGGTCTGGACCCCGGGGTGGGGGCCAGAAGGTGCCCAGGGTCGCAGGACGCGGCTGGGCCTCGGGGATCTGGGACCGGGTATCGGGGACCGGCACTTTGGGGTACAGCCTGCGAGGAAAAATGACCCTCCCCGCTCTGCTCCCTGCTCCTCACCGGTCAGCAGGCCTCAGGGCTGGGATGGCGCCGCTCCGCCCCGTCACGGGCTTCTTCGCTGCCCGGGGCTGAGCGATCCCAGGCCCCAATCCCACAACACCCAGACCGACCGGGTCCGATGCACTTCCGGCTTCCTCCTCCCGGGCCACCACCTCCTCCGGCGTCGGGCCCCGTCCCCTGCGCACGTCACGGCCTGCGCACGCCGCGGATTCTGCGCAGAGCCCCACGGGACTTGTAGTTCACATTCTTCCCGCGATTCTTCTGCAGGGGGTGGGGCGCAGCAACTACAACTCCCAGAGGGCCACGCGGCCGCGGGCCCTTCAGTTCCCGGGACGACCCTGGCCCGCGGGCGGAAACTGGAGCTCCGGAGGCCGCTGGAGCTTGGAGCAAGCGTTGCCCGGTCGTCGCGCCGATTGTACCCACCACTTCTTTCTCCGCGCAACCGCCGCCATGAAGGACTCGCTGGTGCTACTTAGCCGCGTCCCGGCGCACCCGGACTCCCGCTGCTGGTTCCTGGCCTGGAACCCCGCGGGGACCCTGCTGGCTTCGTGCGGTGGCGACCGTAGAATCCGCATCTGGGGCACCGAGGGTAAGGCCTGGCCTGGCTGCTCGAGCCTGGCGCATAGTGTGAATGCCCGGGGAGAGGCGACCTTCGAGTGGAACCTAGCCATCCGGAGAAGGGCTCGTCAGGAGAGGGAGTCTACAAGTACTGGCGCGTCTGCAGACAGGCCGGGATCGCAGCGGGAACTGAGATCGTTTCCGAGGCGCGAGGAAGGTGGTCAGATAGTAGCCTGCACCTGGACTGGACCGGGGcgtttaaattttatcttgaagGCATTCGGGAGTATTGACAGTTTTAAACCAGGAGGGTGAGCCTCAGATTTGATGCAGAAGGCTGTTTCCAGAGGAAGCAGTCAGTTGTATCTTTGTAAAAGCACGTTGTTAAACTGCACTGATTTGGCCTGATCTGGCAGCGGGCTCCGGTTATAGCTCCTGTTATTAATGGCACTGATGGTACTCCAGCACCGTCTTGTGCATCCAGCTCCAGAGCTTGTCCTGTCCTCTGCCTGCAGGTGACAGCTGGATCTGCAAGTCTGTTATTTCTGAAGGCCATCAGCGCACTGTGCGGAAGGTGGCCTGGTCCCCTTGTGGGAACTACCTAGCCTCTGCCAGCTTTGATGCTACCACCTGTATTTGGAAGAAGACCCAGGATGACTTTGAGGTAACCAGGCTGCATGGGGCCAGGGTCACTGTCTGCTTTCCAGGGCTGGTTTAGGAACCTGAGCCAACCTAGGCCAGTCGGGCTGTACCAGTGAGAAGGCTACAGCCGCCACTTAATTTTTTACACTGTATAGCAATTGTGACCTTAAGTTTTGGCTAAGTTCCAGGAGTCACACTGCTATGAATTTTCATTCCTCTTCCCTTTTCAGTGTGTAACCACTCTTGAAGGCCACGAAAATGAGGTCAAGTCAGTGGCTTGGGCCCCATCTGGCAATCTCTTGGCCACCTGTAGCCGAGATAAGAGTGTATGGGTCTGGGAAGGTGAGTCCAGGTCCCTCCAGGTGGAGTGGACAACCAGCTTATAGATGTCCCCCTGTGTTCCTGACAGGATCACATCTTGgactcttttctgtttttctcccttaGTTGATGAAGAGGATGAGTATGAATGTGTCAGTGTCCTCAACTCCCACACGCAAGATGTCAAGCATGTCGTTTGGCACCCGAGCCAGGAGGTCAGAGTTGGGCAGGGTCTCTTGGTGGGAAGGAACTTTGGTGTGCAAGCTCATGCCcagccttcctcttctcttcagcCTCCACTTGGCTTTTATAGGGATCTGTGTGACCAAAAAGATCAGTCTCTGTATGTAAACAGATCCCTGTTGCCTGTCCTGGCAGGGGAGGGCTTGTAAATGACGGTACTGCCCTGGGCTGTACAGACAACTGCTGgatctccttccccctcctccagctGTTGGCCTCTGCTAGCTACGATGACACAGTGAAGCTCTACCGGGAAGAAGAGGATGACTGGGTGTGCTGTGCCACCCTTGAGGGCCATGAGTCCACTGTGTGGAGCTTGGCCTTTGACCCTAGCGGCCAGCGCCTGGCATCTTGCAGTGATGACCGCACTGTGCGCATCTGGCGTCAGTATCTGCCAGGCAATGAACAAGGTGAGGGTCCAGTAGTAGAGCTAAAGGAGACTCCTCCATCTGGAGGTGTGCAGTCTGATGGGACATATCCGCGAACCATAGCAAACACAGGCAAAAAGTAaggtgctgggggctggggttgtctCAGGCgcagagcactcacctggcatgtgggaggcactggcttcagtcctcaacaccacatagaaacaaataaataagtttgtTTAAGACAAAAGGTATCATGCACACAAGGGCAGGAGGTGGTGCCGGGAGAAGGGGGAGGCTGTGGAATGGCTATCTTTTCCATATGAAAAGATTTTCCGTATGAAAATCCTACCTAAAGGATAGGTAGGATTTTCATAGGATAGGTAGGATTTTCATACGGCGAGAATACCATGAGAAGAGAATGCCCAGCGAAAGCCCGGCAGCAGAAGCAGAGGTTGGGGGTGGGAATGCCTAGTCTTATGTAAGGAACAGTGACAGAGGACAGAAAGACCTCCGAGGGGAATAAAGTGGGTCGGTCCGAGGAGTGGTGGCCTTCGAAGGCAGGCTGACTAGTTAGAGCCCGTGGCAGAAGAGCAAAGTAAATTTCCTTCCCATAAGTCTGTTTTCTGGCAGCGTGTAAGGCAGGTAATAAGGCTGGGGGCAGGATTGGAGACAGGGACAAATGATGGATGGAAGGTTGGCGTGAGGGAAGGCAAGCTAGGTTTCCTCTGCAGTGGGGCGGTGACTCCCCAGAGGTTCCTAGGCCTAGACGCATCTGGGGCTTAAAAGAAGTCTGTCATGCAGGGGTGGCATGCAGCGGTTCTGACCCCAGTTGGAAATGTATCTGCACTTTGTCCGGCTTCCACTCCAGGACCATTTATGACGTTGCCTGGTAAGATCTCCAttccccacttccccttctgccaTAGCAGGGGCTTTAGAGATGTCATGATCCTGTGCTGCCCTCCACCATTTTAAGAGTACGTGGGTGTAAAGAGCAGCTACCCTTGTGGCTGTCAGATCAGGCCTGTCACCTGGGTGCAGtgataattccagtgatttgggaggctgaggccctaaagagcttaacaagaccctgtctcaaaaaaattaaaggaatcaaaaaaggggtggggatgtagctcagtggtaaagtgactctaggttcaatccccaataccaaaaaagaagtCAGGCCTGTCTGCTCTGCTGGCCTGGAATCTACGGGAGCAGGGAACAGACTTAGACCCAGGCCTATTCCAGGATTAAGATCCCAGACTGAGAGCAGCATCAGCCCTTTGGGCTCACGTCATCCTGGAATTATTTTTGCATCTGTGAATTTGTGACTGGGGTCTTTATGGTTTGGTAATAAAGGAGGCTAGAAAAACCATACCATTCCTATAGGAGAGCAATTCCAGCAAGCAATTCTGGCCCTGAGAATTGAATCTAGCAAATAATTCTAAACCATGAAAAAAATTGATGTGCATACAAGATTTATTTATATTAGCAAACATTTGGGAATAACATATTCAACAAAAATGGATTTACgtaaaattatagtaaaattcAATAGCCTATTAAATAACTgcttaaaaaaaagttaagaatacATAAAGACATGAGCAACTCTTTATACTATATGAGAAAAGAATTGTATGTAGGTTAATTGTATATTTCAGGCTAATTAAAGCAAaggaagctggacatggtggtgcatgtctgtattccgagactcgggaggctgaggcaggaggatcacaggtttaaggctagtctgggcaatttagccagaccctgtctcaaagagtaaaaagagctggagatagctcagtaggttgagcacccttgggttcaattcccagtactaccaaaaaaaattttatactgAAAGCTAAGTGGAAGCCCCTGAAGAGGGCCATGGTCGCAGCTTGTAGTTGGGAAAGCTCTTTTAGCTAAGGCTGGAAGTTGGGAAGACAACAGGCATGGGAATTGCCAGGTCAGGGAGGCAGGAGCCACATGCATACCTACTTGTGCCTCTGTTCCTCCCAGGTGTCAGTTGACAGGGGCCCTGGCCACCGCTTGTGGGGATGATGCCATCCGAGTGTTTGAGGAGGATCCCAGCTCAGATCCGCAGCAGCCCACCTTCTCCCTGGCTGCCCACTCGCGACAGGCCCACTCCCAGGATGTCAACTGTGTGGCCTGGAACCCCAAGGAGCCTGGGCTCCTGGCTTCCTGCAGTGATGATGGGGAGGTGGCCTTCTGGAAGTACCAGCGGCCCGAAGGCCTCTGAGCTACTGCAACTTTGGAGAGTCAAGGTTCCCCAGAAAGTCGTGAGACCTTCCTAGTCCTCAAGGACCTGGAGAAGCTTCCTTGACCTTCACCTCTGTTCGGACTTGGGTAGAAGTGTGGAGCCACAGGACTTTTCCGTCCTTTGACACGAGGGCCTTGGTAAAGAGCCACAGAAATCAGTACCTTGTTAGCCAGAGTTTGCTTGCTTTAGGGGGCATTGTTACATTTTGGGGGGGGTGAATATAGTATTTATAATTgctatgtacgtgtgtgtgtgtgtgtgtgtgtgtgtgtgtgtgtgtctaggtgTGTAGCAGGGAGTGTACTTCAGACCTTTCTGAAACTGTAAGATTTACAGAACTAATCTGTTCAAGTCCACAGTCCTACTTCATGAgaacattcaatttttttcccatcaAATTGTTTGAAGTAGGTCCTGCTTTTCCAATTAATAGATAAACCCTTGCATTTAAGACATTCGATactgaaggaatttttttttcctttaggtttATTTGGAGTAAGGGGACTCTGCTTTCCCTTCGAAAACCTCACACATCTCCTGTGCCATTGTTCTATAATGGCaactgaggaaatgaaaaataaaggggaaGACATGAGCCCCAAAAGGGAGAATTATTCTTGGCCACAAGCTGTACATTCTCAGTAAAGATGCAAATTGGTTCATCACTGGGGGCAAAACACATTGCAGAGGCAGTAGCTTCTGGCCCTCCAGGACCACTGCCACCAACCTGTGGGGTCTCACTTTTGAGGTGTCTAATAGGGCTGCAGGGAGTGGGAGTGGAAACAAGTGGAGGGACACTATAATTAGTTCTTGGTCTCAGCTTGTTTCTGAGAGACCCAGGGTTTGGATGTGACAGTTGTCCCCAAAGCGCAGCCTTCACCTAACTTGTTACATCATAGAACTTGTGACCTTAGATTTTGGAAAGACAGCTGAGGCAAGACAGTGGTTCTCAAGGTGACTGCAGCTCCTGGATCCCGAGACCCTTTTGGGGGTTGACACTGGGCACAATCATGGTGGTGACCCCTaactagtagtagtagtagttacTGCCTGGCACCTACAGTGAACATACTGTCACCTTCACATA is from Sciurus carolinensis chromosome 13, mSciCar1.2, whole genome shotgun sequence and encodes:
- the Ciao1 gene encoding probable cytosolic iron-sulfur protein assembly protein CIAO1 produces the protein MKDSLVLLSRVPAHPDSRCWFLAWNPAGTLLASCGGDRRIRIWGTEGDSWICKSVISEGHQRTVRKVAWSPCGNYLASASFDATTCIWKKTQDDFECVTTLEGHENEVKSVAWAPSGNLLATCSRDKSVWVWEVDEEDEYECVSVLNSHTQDVKHVVWHPSQELLASASYDDTVKLYREEEDDWVCCATLEGHESTVWSLAFDPSGQRLASCSDDRTVRIWRQYLPGNEQGVACSGSDPSWKCICTLSGFHSRTIYDVAWCQLTGALATACGDDAIRVFEEDPSSDPQQPTFSLAAHSRQAHSQDVNCVAWNPKEPGLLASCSDDGEVAFWKYQRPEGL